From Oryza sativa Japonica Group chromosome 4, ASM3414082v1, one genomic window encodes:
- the LOC112938733 gene encoding uncharacterized protein — MARGGSKLPIRKHNMTSSDLRLAPPTRGSSHGYAHGEPAIAGDSRRQTVFGHIFEGHGPYRGRPKQPASESDVGVGIGNESNDYAAAASQTNRRYGQVVRSLLLPKNISTPAAVQAFRGQGTMSLSDLPDEALLVILNKLDTREALRCSVLSRRWRRVPGMLPNIELDVDSFTPDHDDGFTSTLSDDARNSYAMVSAVQSLLSHESRHDIRRLDLSFFSRDESVGIIHAIDDAMARGRRILKMCFDVVSEKCYLECPDRDRVKQGKRLLYCFDAYPHVFAGLTSLHLECITVQGPCFSNVITACEKLSYLSLVYCDFGEETPLTIHHEHLRVVKLEFCTCDTVELEVPDLLKLMMSVWSWSPRRYPFVFGHAPRLQRLELAHAGLIDSKMLQLSKLLDNCTSLRELWLNFEREKIWILPETPTRLAPLLNNLTFVGVHRIHPNSGITWTLFLLEAAPLLKMLSIKVTDHQCKPIEGELLKRTLCEKNNIYWEPSDFKHYSLTMLIFYGFQPGKKCMEYIRQVIKRAVNLEDILLHDDRCEATREATTRPPPLLAAAGLLASSAQADRGPAQGGDGNDHQIRTAPIESCGAAAGDGDGDGSGDGDGRGEQRRAGMRPMAAGMATAVVESADPAAARRWTVLQAACPTSGAGVCGAPTLVVALWRQQAVVVRRTARSGSRFRSDASLVRSGVAWSPVVVIFDM, encoded by the exons ATGGCCAGAGGAGGTTCAAAACTTCCAATCCGCAAGCATAACATGACAAGCTCAGATTTGCGTCTCGCTCCGCCAACGCGAGGCAGCAGCCATGGATATGCCCATGGAGAACCGGCCATAGCTGGCGACAGTCGACGACAAACAGTATTCGGGCATATTTTCGagg GACATGGGCCTTACCGTGGCAGGCCTAAGCAGCCAGCGTCGGAGTCGGATGTTGGAGTTGGAATCGGAAACGAGTCAAACGACTACGCAGCGGCAGCGTCACAGACAAATAGGAGGTACGGGCAG GTCGTCCGTTCCCTCTTGCTCCCAAAGAACATAAGTACCCCTGCTGCAGTTCAGGCCTTCAGAGGACAAGGCACGATGAGCCTGAGCGATTTGCCGGATGAGGCCCTGCTCGTCATCCTGAACAAGCTGGACACACGGGAGGCCTTGAGATGCAGCGTCCTCTCGAGGCGGTGGAGGCGCGTCCCCGGCATGCTCCCCAACATCGAGCTGGACGTCGACTCGTTCACGCCCGACCACGACGACGGCTTCACGTCCACGCTATCCGACGACGCGAGGAACAGCTACGCGATGGTGAGCGCGGTGCAGAGCCTCCTGTCGCACGAGAGCCGGCACGACATCCGCCGTCTGGACCTGAGCTTCTTCTCGAGGGACGAGTCCGTCGGCATCATCCACGCCATCGACGACGCCATGGCCCGTGGCCGCAGGATCCTCAAAATGTGTTTTGACGTCGTGTCGGAGAAGTGTTACCTGGAGTGCCCGGACAGGGACAGGGTCAAGCAAGGGAAGCGCCTTCTGTACTGCTTCGACGCCTACCCGCACGTGTTCGCCGGCCTCACCAGCCTACATCTGGAGTGCATCACGGTGCAAGGACCATGCTTCTCCAACGTGATCACCGCGTGCGAGAAGCTCAGCTACCTCTCACTCGTCTACTGCGACTTCGGTGAGGAGACACCGCTGACGATCCACCACGAGCACCTCCGCGTGGTGAAGCTCGAGTTCTGCACCTGTGACACCGTCGAGCTGGAGGTGCCAGATCTGTTGAAGCTGATGATGTCCGTCTGGTCATGGTCACCTCGTCGGTATCCCTTCGTGTTTGGCCATGCCCCACGGCTCCAACGGCTAGAGCTAGCTCATGCTGGTCTAATTGATTCCAAAATGCTCCAACTGAGCAAGCTACTTGACAATTGTACAAGCCTTCGTGAACTGTGGTTGAACTTTGAAAGAGAAAAG ATATGGATTCTACCTGAGACCCCAACACGATTGGCTCCTCTTTTAAATAATTTGACGTTTGTTGGTGTGCACCGTATTCATCCAAACAGCGGCATCACTTGGACACTGTTTCTTTTGGAAGCGGCACCTCTTTTGAAGATGCTCAGTATTAAG GTGACGGACCATCAATGTAAACCAATTGAGGGAGAACTGCTAAAGAGAACTTTATGTGAGAAAAACAACATATACTGGGAACCGTCTGATTTCAAGCACTACAGTTTGACCATGCTCATATTTTATGGCTTTCAACCTGGAAAAAAATGCATGGAGTACATAAGACAAGTCATAAAAAGGGCAGTGAATTTGGAAGACATATTATTGCACGATGATAGGTGTGAG GCCACTCGCGaggcgacgacccggccgccccCTCTCCTTGCGGCAGCGGGGCTTCTTGCTTCTAGCGCTCAGGCGGACAGGGGACCCGCccagggcggcgacggcaatgACCACCAGATCCGTACCGCTCCGATCGAATCTTGcggggcggcggctggcgacggggATGGCGATGGCAGCGGGGATGGCGACGGTCGGGGTGAGCAACGCCGAGCAGGGATGCGGCcgatggcggcggggatggcgacggcggtggtggagtccgcggatccggcggcggcgcggcgttggACGGTGCTGCAAGCGGCCTGCCCCACGTCTGGCGCTGGCGTTTGTGGTGCTCCCACGCTGGTGGTGGCGCTGTGGCGTCAgcaggcggtggtggtgaggaGGACGGCTAGATCTGGCTCTAGGTTCAGATCCGACGCGTCATTAGTCAGGTCAGGGGTGGCATGGAGTCCGGTTGTTGTGATCTTCGATATGTAG